The Bombus fervidus isolate BK054 chromosome 3, iyBomFerv1, whole genome shotgun sequence genome includes a window with the following:
- the LOC139985938 gene encoding uncharacterized protein isoform X3 has protein sequence MWDTVHGAPSYDVTSVQSRLETNEVIHKVNNNHQQPVDLRNDDRDDGQTLYVIEFESESNEKESNKGKDPSLGGFLFVSVDNDGQNPLDPWSIVWYIGSFGGLVAFFLIVSCSEWCCRRGGRPLTVPYAQRAEAINGPVVTETPPPPYHLFAPPPYDSVNYGEIVDKTSGEKLDIYVISVPIHRPVVQAPA, from the exons TTCACGGTGCGCCGAGTTACGATGTCACTAGCGTTCAGTCACGATTGGAGACCAACGAGGTGATTCATAAAGTTAATAACAACCACCAACAGCCGGTCGATTTGAGGAACGATGATCGTGACGATGGGCAAACGCTCTATGTGATCGAGTTCGAGTCTGAATCGAACGAGAAAGAAAGCAATAAAGGAAAAGACCCGTCTCTCG GCggatttctttttgtttcagtgGACAATGACGGTCAAAATCCTCTAGACCCATGGTCGATCGTCTGGTACATCGGATCCTTCGGAGGTTTAGTCGCCTTTTTTCTAATCGTCAGTTGTTCAGAATGGTGTTGTCGTCGTGGTGGACGACCGTTAACAGTCCCCTATGCTCAACGAGCTGAAGCAATAAACGGACCAGTAGTAACAGAAACACCGCCTCCGCCATATCATTTATTCGCACCACCGCCATACGATTCCGTAAATTACGGTGAAATCGTGGACAAAACATCCGGAGAAAAATTGGACATCTACGTGATATCCGTGCCGATTCATAGGCCTGTGGTCCAGGCTCCAGCCTAA
- the Mul1 gene encoding mitochondrial E3 ubiquitin protein ligase 1 produces the protein MDYLGEIVALGIDSIIFGVCLKQYFHCKNAITAVKGAEFHEVGQQLGELLDKSSDNKIDYIAIRGIVKPLGKPLNSINNKKLTGVVQKLKIKEHVIARTTAGFWSDQERTVHKVYNTVPFSLQHGSYSVEVLEPLSADILDLDVVSNTFEPTVPSFVDHLWGFFTGVRQRGLQSTEELLREGAVMTGIGELARTKSKTLTLQPPLNGTPFYLTSMSISSLLRKLDERKRTYRLLCLMFGAIGMLIGGIVFRRYWKDRTEQRLAEDLRQSLAASRKERRQRVRDTDLREDQLCVVCRTNPREIILLPCGHVCLCEDCSDDITSDCPVCRAPISQKAAAYII, from the exons ATGGATTATTTAGGTGAAATAGTAGCGCTCGGAATTGATAGTATAATTTTCGGTGTTTGtctaaaacaatattttcacTGCAAAAATGCAATTACGGCAGTCAAG GGTGCAGAGTTTCATGAAGTTGGGCAACAATTGGGAGAACTCCTTGATAAAAGTtctgataataaaatagattacATAGCAATTAGGGGTATCGTAAAACCCTTAGGAAAACCATTGAATagcattaataataaaaaattaactgGTGTTGTACAAAAGCTTAAAATCAAAGAACATGTTATAGCTAGAACTACTGCTGGCTTCtg GTCAGATCAGGAACGTACTGTTCATAAAGTATATAACACTGTACCATTTTCTTTGCAACATGGAAGTTACTCCGTAGAAGTATTAGAACCATTATCAGCAGATATTTTAGATCTGGATGTGGTATCTAATACCTTTGAACCAACTGTACCATCCTTTGTAGACCATTTATGGGGGTTTTTCActg GTGTGCGCCAACGTGGTTTACAATCTACTGAAGAACTACTTCGTGAAGGAGCAGTTATGACAGGTATAGGTGAATTAGCAAGAACAAAATCCAAAACACTTACATTACAACCCCCTTTAAATGGTACGccattttatttaacaagCATGTCAATTAGTTCTTTGCTTCGGAAATTAGACGAGCGTAAACGGACATATAG attatTATGTTTAATGTTCGGTGCTATTGGAATGTTAATTGGTGGAATAGTTTTTCGACGTTATTGGAAGGATAGAACAGAACAAAGATTAGCAGAAGATTTAAGACAATCTTTAGCTGCTTCACGAAAAGAAAGACGACAAAGAGTAAGAGATACTGATCTTAGAGAAGATCAATTGTGCGTTGTCTGTCGCACAAATCCCCGCGAGATTATTCTTCTTCCATGTGGACATGTCTGTTTATGTGAAGACTGCTCCGATGACATTACTAGTGATTGTCCAGTTTGTAGGGCACCAATTTCACAAAAAGCAGCAGCATATATTATCTAA